The Methylomicrobium lacus LW14 genome window below encodes:
- a CDS encoding proline--tRNA ligase, producing MRTTQFPLNTVKETPVDAVVASHQLMIRAGLIRKLAAGLYTWLPLGLKVLRKVEKITREEMERAGALEVLMPALQPAELWQETGRWEKYGPELARLKDRHERDFCLGPTHEEIITDLARNEIKSYKQLPITYYQIQTKFRDEIRPRFGVMRSREFVMKDAYSFHMDQESLQLTYEVMHKAYTEIFTRFGLKFRAVMADSGAIGGAVSHEFHVLADSGEDAIAFSTGSDYAANIEQAEALPPTTPRAFPKEALEKIATPGQKSIAEVSTFLNVAPEKILKTIAVMRQVQNDRNEEIDVFCLLFLRGDHELNEVKARKVLGDFRFAHDEEIEQHLGCRAGYIGPVLKDSGKIIQWWADNSAMHLSDFVSGANEAGYHYKGANWERNFLSTSIADISEHVADIRNVVEGDPSPDGQGELKIARGIEVGHIFQLGTRYSESMKAAVINEGGKNHTMIMGCYGIGISRVVAAAIEQNHDDKGIIWPASLAPFQVALCPMNMHKSERLRAVAEQLYQDLLAAGIDVLFDDRKVRAGFMFSDMELIGIPHCIVVGDRGLDTGTIEYKARTATENQEVPMAELIDFLKAKLA from the coding sequence ATGCGCACGACTCAATTCCCGCTCAACACCGTTAAAGAAACTCCCGTGGACGCCGTCGTGGCGAGCCATCAATTGATGATCCGGGCCGGGCTGATCCGCAAACTGGCCGCCGGTTTATATACCTGGCTGCCTCTGGGGTTGAAAGTCCTGCGCAAGGTCGAGAAAATCACTCGCGAAGAAATGGAAAGGGCAGGCGCCCTGGAAGTGTTGATGCCGGCCTTGCAGCCGGCCGAATTGTGGCAGGAAACCGGACGCTGGGAAAAATACGGCCCGGAACTCGCGCGCCTGAAAGACCGGCATGAGCGCGACTTCTGCCTGGGGCCGACGCATGAAGAAATCATCACCGATCTGGCGCGCAATGAGATCAAAAGCTACAAACAGCTGCCGATCACCTATTATCAGATTCAGACCAAATTTCGCGATGAAATCCGCCCGCGCTTCGGCGTGATGCGTTCACGCGAATTCGTGATGAAGGATGCTTATTCATTCCATATGGATCAGGAGTCGCTGCAGCTTACCTATGAGGTGATGCACAAGGCTTACACCGAGATCTTCACCCGTTTCGGCCTGAAATTCCGCGCGGTGATGGCCGATTCCGGAGCGATCGGCGGCGCGGTGTCGCACGAGTTTCACGTATTGGCCGATTCGGGCGAAGATGCGATCGCGTTTTCGACCGGCAGCGATTATGCGGCCAACATCGAACAAGCGGAGGCTTTGCCGCCTACAACGCCCAGAGCCTTTCCCAAGGAAGCCTTAGAGAAAATCGCGACCCCCGGCCAAAAATCAATTGCCGAAGTCAGTACGTTTTTAAACGTCGCGCCGGAAAAAATCCTGAAAACGATTGCGGTGATGCGTCAAGTTCAGAATGATCGGAACGAGGAAATCGATGTATTCTGCCTGCTGTTTTTACGCGGCGATCATGAACTGAATGAAGTCAAGGCACGCAAGGTATTGGGCGATTTTCGTTTTGCCCACGATGAAGAAATCGAACAGCATCTGGGTTGCCGCGCCGGCTACATTGGTCCTGTATTAAAGGATTCAGGCAAGATCATTCAATGGTGGGCCGATAATTCGGCGATGCATCTGAGTGATTTTGTCTCCGGCGCCAATGAGGCCGGCTATCACTACAAAGGCGCCAACTGGGAAAGAAATTTTCTCTCAACGTCGATTGCGGATATTTCGGAACATGTCGCCGACATTCGTAATGTCGTCGAAGGCGACCCGAGCCCTGACGGCCAGGGCGAGTTGAAGATCGCGCGCGGTATCGAAGTCGGGCATATCTTCCAATTGGGCACCCGCTACAGCGAGTCGATGAAGGCGGCGGTGATCAACGAGGGCGGCAAGAATCACACGATGATCATGGGCTGTTACGGGATCGGCATCTCGCGCGTCGTCGCGGCCGCGATCGAGCAGAATCACGACGACAAAGGCATCATCTGGCCGGCCAGCCTGGCGCCGTTCCAGGTCGCGCTGTGCCCGATGAACATGCATAAATCCGAACGCCTGAGGGCCGTCGCGGAGCAACTGTATCAGGACCTGCTTGCCGCCGGCATCGACGTGTTGTTCGACGACCGCAAGGTGCGCGCCGGTTTCATGTTCTCGGACATGGAATTGATCGGCATCCCGCACTGCATCGTAGTCGGCGACCGCGGCCTCGACACCGGCACCATCGAATACAAGGCCAGAACGGCGACTGAGAATCAGGAAGTTCCGATGGCGGAATTGATCGATTTTCTGAAAGCGAAGCTCGCTTAA
- a CDS encoding M48 family metalloprotease gives MQKTALLALALSLTVFPPLPHAADDISKIELPDMGDSSGTLITPEEEKQLGAAFFRSLNSQISINQDPEIQQYIQSIGQKLVTVSDLPGYPFHFFVVLENDVNAFAGPGGYVGVNAGLILITEAESELASVMSHEIAHVTQRHLYRAAEAAGRLSLPTAAATLAAILLGTQAPQLGQAALIAIQAGSIQFQIDFTRENEEEADRVGMHILSESQFDPRSMPTFFERLQQSTRYYGQNIPEFLRTHPVTASRISDSRGRADQYPYKQYPDSLGYQLIRAKLRVMAGTDPGETRKYFASRLNQGTDEQRTVATYGLGLTALAQQKFTEAEPIFQKLASDFPAQSQYGAALARTALEQRQFGKALALYEKLSGRFPENEAIKLEYITSLLKTDQAEKARKTLFSLSANTQKLPVYYQMLAETYGKLHQPAESHRYFAEYYYAMGQTRDAITQIRLAQKSKGLNFYLSSILSERLSFFIDEDRKAREAR, from the coding sequence ATGCAAAAAACCGCCCTGTTGGCCCTGGCCTTAAGCCTGACTGTCTTTCCCCCTTTGCCCCACGCCGCTGATGACATCAGCAAAATCGAGCTGCCCGACATGGGCGACTCGTCCGGCACGCTGATCACCCCGGAAGAGGAAAAACAGCTCGGCGCCGCATTCTTCCGCAGCCTGAATTCGCAAATCTCGATCAACCAGGACCCGGAAATCCAGCAATACATTCAGTCTATCGGCCAAAAGCTGGTCACGGTCAGCGATCTGCCCGGTTATCCGTTTCATTTTTTTGTGGTGCTGGAGAATGACGTGAATGCGTTCGCGGGACCGGGCGGCTATGTCGGCGTCAATGCCGGCCTGATTCTGATCACCGAAGCGGAAAGCGAACTGGCCTCGGTGATGTCGCACGAAATTGCGCACGTAACCCAGCGCCATTTGTACCGCGCCGCCGAAGCGGCCGGACGGCTATCGCTGCCAACCGCCGCCGCGACCCTGGCCGCGATTCTGCTCGGTACGCAGGCGCCGCAACTCGGCCAGGCCGCGCTGATAGCGATTCAGGCCGGCAGCATCCAGTTTCAGATCGATTTCACCCGCGAAAACGAAGAAGAAGCCGACCGGGTCGGCATGCATATTCTCTCCGAATCGCAATTCGATCCCCGCAGCATGCCGACCTTCTTTGAACGCCTGCAGCAATCGACCCGCTATTACGGCCAGAACATACCCGAATTTTTACGCACCCACCCGGTCACCGCCTCGCGGATTTCCGACTCGCGCGGGCGCGCCGACCAATACCCTTACAAACAATACCCCGACTCGCTGGGCTACCAGCTGATTCGGGCCAAACTCCGAGTTATGGCCGGCACCGACCCCGGCGAAACCCGGAAATACTTTGCTAGCCGCTTGAACCAGGGCACCGACGAGCAACGCACCGTAGCGACCTACGGACTCGGCCTGACCGCCTTGGCGCAGCAAAAATTTACCGAGGCGGAGCCGATTTTTCAGAAATTGGCGAGCGATTTTCCGGCCCAATCGCAATACGGCGCCGCCCTCGCCCGCACCGCGCTCGAACAGCGCCAATTCGGCAAGGCGCTGGCGCTTTATGAAAAATTGAGCGGCCGATTTCCCGAAAATGAGGCGATCAAGCTCGAATATATCACTTCGCTGCTCAAAACCGATCAAGCCGAAAAAGCCAGAAAAACCTTGTTCTCGCTGAGTGCAAACACACAAAAACTGCCGGTTTATTATCAGATGCTGGCCGAAACCTATGGCAAGCTGCACCAGCCGGCGGAATCGCATCGCTATTTTGCCGAATATTACTACGCGATGGGCCAAACCCGCGATGCTATCACTCAAATCCGCCTGGCGCAAAAATCCAAAGGCTTGAATTTTTATTTGTCTTCGATCTTGAGCGAGCGCTTGAGCTTTTTCATCGATGAAGACAGAAAAGCCAGGGAAGCGCGTTGA
- a CDS encoding urate hydroxylase PuuD, with translation MGIVTTSAGIEMLLRWGHLLGGITWIGLLYYFNFVQTEYFKEADASAKADALQKLAPRALWWFRWGAVLTLLTGLGMFAVSAGRISSMDISIGALLGILMFTNVWLIIWPNQKIVIASAKQVAQGGAALPNAGEALAAAGLASRTNTLFSIPMLYFMAASSHYPHLTFKFLPLIIAVAIILLLEYNGAYLALKRFDIVKKLPAAGKMGPYTSIVGVIHCGLGLAVVLFLLLELL, from the coding sequence ATGGGCATCGTTACGACAAGCGCCGGGATCGAAATGCTTTTGCGGTGGGGGCATTTATTGGGCGGCATCACCTGGATCGGATTGCTGTATTATTTCAACTTCGTACAGACCGAATATTTCAAGGAAGCCGACGCCTCCGCCAAAGCGGACGCCTTGCAAAAACTGGCGCCGCGCGCGCTCTGGTGGTTTCGCTGGGGCGCGGTTTTGACCCTGCTGACCGGTCTGGGCATGTTCGCGGTCAGCGCCGGCCGAATCTCGTCGATGGACATTTCTATCGGCGCCCTGCTCGGCATCCTGATGTTCACGAATGTCTGGCTGATCATCTGGCCGAATCAAAAAATCGTGATCGCCTCGGCCAAACAGGTCGCGCAAGGCGGCGCGGCCTTGCCGAACGCGGGGGAAGCGCTGGCGGCGGCAGGCTTGGCATCAAGAACCAATACGCTGTTCTCGATTCCGATGCTGTACTTCATGGCCGCCTCTTCGCATTATCCGCACCTGACTTTCAAGTTTCTGCCGCTCATCATCGCGGTCGCGATCATTCTGCTGCTCGAATATAACGGCGCCTATCTGGCGCTGAAACGCTTCGACATCGTCAAAAAATTGCCCGCAGCGGGCAAGATGGGGCCTTACACCAGCATCGTTGGCGTGATCCATTGCGGTTTGGGATTGGCTGTCGTGCTGTTCCTGCTATTGGAGTTGTTATAA
- a CDS encoding HlyC/CorC family transporter — protein sequence MSEGQPPSRHSSQKSWIEKIGQLLTGEPQDLDDLLEILRDARENHLLDTDALSMIEGALQVSQMRVRDIMIPRVQMVVVPKDAELDTLFPLVTQFGHSRYPVIEEDRSKVVGILLVKDLFAHSLANKQLKVEQIMRPVILVPESKRLNVLLKELRTKGNHMAIVVDEYGQAAGLVTIEDVLEQIVGEIEDEHDEQDDESYILQRNEKEYMVKALTPIEEFDDYFNTHLATDEYDTVGGFIVNELEHMPKKGESLTVDNLRFEVIRADTRRVHLLKLKILD from the coding sequence ATGAGTGAAGGGCAACCCCCGAGTAGGCACTCCTCGCAGAAAAGCTGGATCGAAAAAATCGGTCAGCTGCTGACCGGGGAGCCTCAGGACCTGGACGATCTGTTGGAGATTCTCCGCGACGCCAGGGAAAATCACTTACTCGATACCGACGCCTTGAGCATGATCGAAGGCGCCTTGCAGGTATCGCAAATGCGGGTCAGGGATATCATGATTCCGCGCGTACAGATGGTCGTGGTGCCGAAGGATGCGGAACTCGACACCTTGTTTCCGCTGGTCACCCAATTCGGCCATTCGCGTTACCCTGTCATCGAAGAAGACCGCAGCAAGGTGGTCGGCATCTTGCTGGTCAAGGACCTGTTCGCGCATTCGCTCGCCAACAAGCAGCTGAAAGTCGAGCAAATCATGCGTCCGGTCATTCTGGTGCCGGAAAGCAAGCGTTTGAATGTGCTGTTGAAAGAACTGCGCACCAAGGGCAATCACATGGCTATCGTGGTCGATGAATACGGCCAGGCGGCCGGCCTGGTCACGATCGAGGATGTGCTGGAGCAGATCGTCGGCGAGATCGAGGACGAACACGACGAGCAGGATGACGAAAGCTACATCCTGCAGCGTAATGAAAAAGAATACATGGTCAAGGCGCTGACGCCGATCGAGGAATTCGACGACTATTTCAATACGCATCTGGCGACAGACGAATACGACACCGTCGGCGGCTTCATCGTGAATGAACTCGAACACATGCCGAAGAAAGGCGAGAGCCTGACCGTCGATAATCTGCGCTTTGAAGTGATCAGGGCCGATACCCGGCGCGTACATTTGCTTAAGCTGAAGATTCTGGATTGA
- the ybeY gene encoding rRNA maturation RNase YbeY, which yields MIKSPKRPSHKVDIQRVFKSPGQPDRRQIVKWITTALEESGQPYACVIRIVDEAESAELNLQYRHKPGPTNVLSFPFEWPEGLDEDESGEATLLGDLVICAPVVEREATEQRKQLSNHWAHMIIHGLLHLLGYDHIEESDAEEMETKEIAILKKLHIENPYIEVIHE from the coding sequence ATGATAAAATCGCCAAAGCGCCCAAGTCATAAAGTCGACATTCAGCGCGTCTTCAAATCGCCGGGACAGCCGGACCGCCGGCAGATCGTCAAATGGATCACTACGGCCCTGGAGGAAAGCGGGCAGCCCTATGCCTGCGTGATTCGTATCGTCGACGAAGCCGAAAGCGCCGAGCTAAACCTGCAATACCGGCACAAGCCGGGCCCGACCAATGTGCTGAGCTTTCCGTTCGAATGGCCGGAAGGCCTGGACGAGGACGAAAGCGGGGAAGCCACTCTGCTCGGTGATCTGGTGATTTGCGCGCCGGTGGTCGAGCGGGAAGCAACAGAACAGCGCAAACAGCTTTCGAATCATTGGGCGCACATGATCATTCACGGCCTTTTGCATTTATTGGGCTATGATCATATTGAAGAGAGCGACGCCGAAGAAATGGAAACCAAAGAAATCGCGATTCTAAAAAAATTGCACATCGAAAACCCTTATATAGAGGTCATACACGAATGA
- a CDS encoding PhoH family protein, translating into MTSQELLLMPADNDRLSNLCGQLDEHLRQIEARLQVEISNRGNQFQVTGVDSSVKAACALVQKLFETTASEVLTSEAIHLAMQDASIDAILAAPEEPSQPVVAIKTKRGLIRGRGANQQDYLRKIVSHDINFGVGPAGTGKTYLAVACAIDALLNEKVSKIILVRPAVEAGEKLGFLPGDMAQKVDPYLRPLYDALYEMLGFERVEKMLERGIIEVAPLAFMRGRTLNDAFIILDEAQNTTTEQIKMFLTRVGFGSTAVVTGDLTQVDLPSEKMSGLRQVLDVLKDVEGISFTYFGVRDVVRHPLVQRIVSAYEAYDKIAKAPKS; encoded by the coding sequence ATGACATCCCAGGAACTGCTCCTGATGCCGGCCGACAATGACCGGCTCTCCAATTTATGCGGCCAGCTCGACGAGCATTTGCGTCAGATCGAGGCGCGCCTGCAAGTCGAAATTTCGAATCGCGGCAATCAATTCCAGGTGACCGGCGTCGATTCTTCGGTCAAGGCCGCCTGTGCGCTGGTGCAAAAACTGTTTGAAACCACCGCAAGTGAAGTGCTGACCTCCGAGGCGATCCATCTGGCGATGCAGGATGCCTCGATCGATGCGATCCTGGCGGCGCCTGAGGAGCCGAGTCAGCCGGTCGTCGCGATCAAGACCAAGCGCGGCCTGATCCGGGGACGGGGCGCGAATCAGCAGGATTACCTCAGAAAGATCGTCAGCCACGACATCAACTTCGGCGTCGGCCCTGCCGGCACCGGCAAGACTTATCTGGCGGTCGCCTGCGCGATCGATGCCTTGCTGAACGAAAAGGTCAGCAAGATCATCCTGGTGCGGCCGGCGGTCGAGGCGGGCGAAAAGCTCGGCTTTTTGCCGGGTGACATGGCGCAAAAGGTCGACCCTTATCTGCGTCCGTTGTATGATGCGTTGTACGAGATGCTCGGCTTCGAGCGCGTCGAGAAAATGCTGGAGCGCGGCATTATCGAGGTGGCGCCGCTCGCGTTCATGCGCGGACGCACCCTGAACGATGCGTTCATCATCCTGGACGAAGCGCAAAACACCACCACCGAGCAGATCAAGATGTTTTTGACCCGGGTCGGCTTCGGTTCGACCGCGGTGGTGACCGGCGATTTGACCCAGGTCGATTTGCCTTCCGAAAAAATGTCCGGACTCAGACAGGTCTTGGACGTGTTGAAGGATGTCGAAGGCATCAGTTTTACTTATTTCGGCGTTCGCGATGTGGTTCGGCATCCTTTGGTGCAGCGCATCGTTTCCGCCTATGAAGCCTATGATAAAATCGCCAAAGCGCCCAAGTCATAA